The following proteins come from a genomic window of Micromonospora zamorensis:
- a CDS encoding HNH endonuclease — protein sequence MANGKNQFERLSESAYYSAVVEANRAYLDVAVPNPAGTEREYWTLSCLPNTKSSPRRLSAVCMRTMETFVLHQPLDPENQDVAEGFVVVRQSVLRRHWPTGRALAREFPGLTEERSDYRDAGPDQARVCGPYDQLVAALADERFAAAVRHLTSALLTARTMQGAGHSHRLVDEVLDRARPDTEWIYPVNDRTEMWGYHQDVPEMFGSLPADGAYDDWHLSSCFHQIRAGDLIWVYASTPHRRVVAAGTAWADPYLRADGDGSEWRLEIRWEVPLTRFLLRRGVAGTDVLEKVVQGVRAVQPVEADRLAKILDEARAPEPEGLPEGRRRRLAQVTARQGQADFRRQLIEAYQGRCAISGCGVEAALQAAHIEPYDGPATNRVSNGLLLRADLHNLFDQGLLWIDDSYRVQVAEGLDHYGEFAGVELPPTADPTHRPDQRALAAHRRDHGVD from the coding sequence GTGGCCAACGGCAAAAACCAGTTCGAGCGGCTCAGCGAGAGCGCGTACTACTCCGCCGTGGTCGAGGCGAACCGGGCGTACCTGGACGTCGCGGTGCCCAACCCGGCCGGCACGGAGCGGGAGTACTGGACCCTTTCCTGCCTGCCGAACACCAAGAGCAGCCCGCGTCGGCTGTCCGCGGTGTGCATGCGAACGATGGAGACCTTTGTTCTGCACCAACCGCTCGATCCGGAGAACCAGGACGTAGCCGAGGGGTTCGTCGTCGTCCGGCAGTCCGTGCTCCGTCGGCACTGGCCGACCGGCCGAGCCCTGGCCCGGGAGTTTCCGGGCCTCACCGAGGAGCGGTCGGACTACCGGGACGCGGGACCGGACCAGGCTCGGGTGTGTGGTCCGTACGACCAGCTGGTTGCGGCGCTCGCCGACGAGCGCTTCGCTGCCGCAGTCCGGCACCTGACCTCCGCCCTCCTCACCGCGCGGACTATGCAGGGCGCCGGGCACAGCCACCGGCTTGTCGACGAGGTGCTGGACCGCGCGCGCCCCGACACCGAGTGGATCTATCCGGTAAACGACCGGACCGAGATGTGGGGCTACCACCAGGACGTGCCGGAGATGTTTGGGAGCCTGCCAGCCGACGGCGCATACGACGACTGGCACCTCTCCTCCTGCTTCCATCAGATCCGGGCCGGGGACCTTATCTGGGTCTACGCCAGCACCCCGCACCGGCGGGTCGTGGCCGCTGGGACCGCCTGGGCTGACCCGTACCTCCGCGCCGACGGCGACGGTTCGGAGTGGCGGCTGGAGATTCGCTGGGAGGTGCCGCTCACCCGTTTCCTACTCAGACGCGGCGTGGCGGGGACAGACGTATTGGAGAAGGTCGTGCAGGGCGTTCGCGCCGTGCAGCCGGTAGAGGCGGACCGCCTGGCCAAGATCCTGGACGAGGCCCGGGCGCCCGAACCCGAGGGACTGCCAGAGGGCCGCCGTCGGCGGCTGGCGCAGGTGACGGCCCGACAGGGACAGGCCGACTTCCGTCGCCAACTCATCGAGGCGTACCAGGGCCGCTGTGCGATCAGCGGTTGCGGCGTGGAGGCGGCGCTACAGGCCGCGCACATCGAGCCGTACGACGGGCCGGCCACCAACCGGGTATCCAATGGCCTTCTACTCCGAGCGGACCTACACAACCTCTTCGACCAAGGGTTGCTCTGGATCGACGACTCGTACCGGGTCCAGGTTGCGGAAGGGCTCGACCACTACGGCGAGTTCGCCGGGGTTGAACTCCCGCCGACGGCGGATCCCACGCACCGGCCGGACCAGCGGGCGTTGGCAGCGCACCGCCGCGACCACGGCGTAGATTGA
- a CDS encoding pentapeptide repeat-containing protein translates to MGGLLLAFALVVGPWLLTRYPHQGLTAEQKFKARNDVRTTLVQALAGLAVAGGLVVTYSTYRQNQRDQADRRIEQDRSHRLIEVRHVNDLYMKAVEQLGHAQAPVRLGALYSLAQLAQANLGQRQTVVDVLCAYLRMPYSLADSATPAAKEEHAQQLQVRLTAQRLLAGHLCLPRDVSAADAGRAQQRVASEDDVFWPGISLDLTGASLVDFEFAGLSVLGAVFDRAKFAASTIFTGATFFGFAGFRGASFDEEAVFDKATFAGHTDFRGATFVEAGFVSAAFHDGVWFDEAVFKVDVNLAYSRYGGYAVFSKVTFNGGAWFDMARFIDSATFEEATFSGGVSFQSDTPLDAMFNGARVLPPSDEYLESGRDADREWPPGWTVQPDEDDPNRGTLVRLQPKNPSEVMPPSSRPNAD, encoded by the coding sequence GTGGGCGGGCTCCTGCTCGCGTTCGCGCTTGTGGTGGGTCCGTGGCTACTCACCCGATACCCTCATCAGGGACTGACAGCCGAGCAGAAGTTCAAGGCCAGGAACGACGTACGGACAACGCTTGTGCAGGCCCTGGCCGGACTTGCCGTGGCTGGCGGTCTCGTTGTCACCTACAGCACCTATCGCCAGAACCAGCGTGATCAAGCGGACCGGCGGATCGAGCAAGACCGATCACATCGGCTCATCGAGGTTAGGCATGTCAACGACCTCTACATGAAAGCGGTCGAGCAGCTCGGTCATGCCCAAGCGCCGGTTCGGCTCGGTGCCCTGTACTCCTTGGCGCAGCTCGCTCAGGCAAACCTGGGACAGCGGCAGACCGTGGTCGACGTGTTGTGCGCCTACTTGCGCATGCCCTACTCACTCGCGGATTCAGCTACGCCGGCCGCAAAGGAGGAGCACGCGCAGCAGCTCCAAGTGCGTCTGACTGCTCAACGTCTCCTCGCTGGCCACCTCTGTCTCCCCCGCGATGTGTCGGCTGCGGACGCCGGGCGCGCGCAGCAACGGGTTGCGTCCGAGGACGACGTCTTCTGGCCTGGCATCAGTCTGGACTTGACCGGTGCATCTCTCGTCGACTTTGAGTTCGCCGGGTTGTCGGTCCTCGGGGCAGTCTTCGACCGGGCAAAATTTGCAGCCTCCACGATCTTCACTGGCGCTACCTTCTTCGGCTTCGCCGGGTTCCGCGGCGCAAGCTTCGACGAGGAGGCCGTGTTCGACAAAGCGACCTTCGCCGGCCACACCGACTTTCGTGGGGCGACCTTCGTGGAAGCTGGCTTCGTCAGTGCAGCCTTCCATGACGGTGTCTGGTTCGACGAAGCAGTTTTTAAGGTCGACGTCAACTTGGCCTACAGCCGTTACGGCGGCTATGCCGTGTTCAGCAAGGTCACCTTCAACGGCGGCGCCTGGTTTGACATGGCACGCTTCATCGATAGCGCCACGTTTGAAGAGGCTACCTTTAGCGGTGGAGTCTCATTCCAATCTGATACGCCCCTGGATGCCATGTTCAATGGCGCGCGCGTACTGCCGCCGAGCGACGAGTACCTCGAAAGCGGCCGCGATGCCGACCGGGAATGGCCACCTGGATGGACCGTGCAGCCGGATGAAGACGACCCTAACCGCGGTACGTTGGTTCGCCTGCAGCCCAAGAATCCCTCCGAGGTGATGCCACCATCCTCCCGGCCGAATGCTGACTGA